A window from Drosophila yakuba strain Tai18E2 chromosome 3L, Prin_Dyak_Tai18E2_2.1, whole genome shotgun sequence encodes these proteins:
- the LOC6534852 gene encoding prolactin-releasing peptide receptor, with product MANLSWLSTTASTTSSSITTSQLPLVSTTNWSLTSPGTTSAILADVAASDDDRSGGIIHNQFVQIFFYVLYATVFVLGVFGNVLVCYVVLRNRAMQTVTNIFITNLALSDILLCVLAVPFTPLYTFMGRWAFGRSLCHLVSFAQGCSIYISTLTLTSIAIDRYFVIIYPFHPRMKLSTCIGIIVSIWVIALLATVPYGMYMKMTNELVNGTQTGNETLVEATLMLNGSFVAQGSGFIEAPDATSATQAYMQVMTAGSTGPEMPYVRVYCEENWPSEQYRKVFGAITTTLQFVLPFFIISICYVWISVKLNQRARAKPGSKSSRREEADRDRKKRTNRMLIAMVAVFGLSWLPINVVNIFDDFDDKSNEWRFYILFFFVAHSIAMSSTCYNPFLYAWLNENFRKEFKHVLPCFNPSNNNIINITRGYNRSDRNTCGPRLHHGKGDGGLGGGSLDADDQDENGITQETCLPKEKLLIIPREPTYGNGTGAVSPILSGRGINAALVHGGDHQMHQLQPSHHQQVELTRRIRRRTDETDGDYLDSGDEQTVEVRFSETPFVSTDNTTGISILETSTSHCQDSDVMVELGEGSAAGGGGELGRRFN from the coding sequence ATGGCCAACTTGAGCTGGCTGAGCACCACGGCCAGCACCACTTCCTCCTCCATCACCACCAGCCAGCTGCCATTGGTCAGCACAACCAACTGGAGCCTAACGTCGCCGGGAACTACTAGTGCTATCCTGGCGGATGTGGCTGCATCCGATGACGACAGGAGCGGCGGGATCATCCACAACCAGTTCGTGCAAATCTTCTTCTACGTCCTGTACGCCACGGTCTTTGTCCTGGGAGTCTTCGGAAATGTGCTGGTTTGCTACGTGGTTCTAAGGAACCGGGCCATGCAGACTGTGACAAATATATTCATCACGAATCTCGCCCTGTCGGACATATTGCTGTGCGTCCTGGCGGTGCCGTTTACCCCGCTGTACACGTTCATGGGTCGCTGGGCCTTCGGCCGGAGTTTGTGCCATCTGGTGTCCTTTGCCCAGGGATGCAGCATCTACATATCCACGCTGACCCTCACCTCGATTGCCATCGACCGGTACTTCGTGATCATATACCCCTTCCATCCGCGCATGAAGCTCTCCACCTGCATCGGGATCATAGTGAGCATCTGGGTGATAGCCCTGCTGGCCACCGTTCCCTACGGCATGTACATGAAGATGACCAACGAGCTGGTGAACGGAACGCAGACTGGCAACGAGACCCTGGTGGAGGCCACTCTAATGCTAAACGGAAGCTTCGTGGCCCAGGGATCGGGATTCATCGAGGCGCCGGACGCCACCTCGGCCACACAGGCTTATATGCAGGTGATGACCGCCGGTTCGACGGGGCCGGAGATGCCCTATGTTCGGGTGTACTGTGAGGAGAACTGGCCATCGGAGCAGTACAGGAAGGTGTTCGGGGCCATCACCACCACTCTACAGTTTGTGCTGCCCTTCTTCATCATCTCGATTTGCTATGTGTGGATATCGGTGAAGCTGAACCAGCGGGCCAGGGCCAAGCCGGGATCGAAATCCTCGCGGCGGGAGGAGGCGGATCGGGATCGCAAGAAGCGCACCAACCGCATGCTCATCGCCATGGTGGCGGTATTCGGACTCAGCTGGCTACCAATCAACGTGGTCAACATATTCGATGATTTCGATGACAAGTCCAACGAGTGGCGCTTCTACAtcctcttcttcttcgtgGCCCACTCGATAGCCATGAGCTCCACCTGCTACAATCCCTTCCTGTACGCCTGGCTGAACGAGAACTTCCGCAAGGAGTTCAAGCACGTGCTGCCCTGCTTTAATCCCTCGaacaacaacatcatcaaCATCACCAGGGGCTATAATCGGAGTGATCGGAACACCTGTGGCCCGCGATTGCATCATGGCAAGGGGGATGGTGGACTGGGCGGTGGCAGTCTGGACGCCGACGACCAGGACGAGAACGGCATCACCCAGGAGACGTGTCTGCCCAAGGAGAAGCTGCTGATTATCCCGAGGGAGCCGACCTACGGCAATGGCACGGGTGCTGTGTCGCCAATCCTCAGTGGACGCGGCATTAACGCCGCCTTGGTACACGGTGGAGACCACCAGATGCACCAGCTGCAGCCGTCACACCACCAACAAGTGGAGCTGACGAGGCGGATCCGCAGGCGGACGGACGAGACGGACGGAGATTACCTGGACTCCGGCGACGAGCAGACCGTGGAGGTGCGCTTCAGCGAGACGCCCTTCGTCAGCACGGATAACACCACCGGGATCAGCATTCTCGAGACGAGTACGAGTCACTGCCAGGACTCCGATGTGATGGTTGAGCTCGGCGAGGGAAGCGCTGCAGGTGGTGGGGGAGAGCTGGGGAGACGATTCAACTGA